A window from Bacillota bacterium encodes these proteins:
- a CDS encoding sugar phosphate isomerase/epimerase, with translation MKQPWKAYLKAGIVQFMAYPQVMKGEGPVYETVKKIVDDEFFGSVEITHIADVNERKRVAQILATGHIEVGYGAQPVLLSNKLDINSLNPDERRRAMDRVKLAIDEAYEVGAGKLAVLSGKDVARPDRARATALLVASLKEMCAYAASKGTLTIVLETFDDVVDKKCLIGPSTAAAEVAAAVRAEHSNFGLMVDLSHIPMLNETSIECLAAVRDYLVHVHVGNCLFNQPGHPADGDQHPRFGIPGGKNDVPELAEFLRGLFAIGYLGDRKAFLPTVAFEVKPLPGEDSDVLVAGTKRAFEEAWALV, from the coding sequence ATGAAGCAGCCGTGGAAGGCGTATCTCAAAGCCGGTATTGTCCAGTTCATGGCCTATCCTCAGGTAATGAAGGGTGAGGGGCCTGTCTATGAGACGGTCAAGAAGATAGTGGACGACGAGTTCTTCGGGTCTGTGGAGATCACCCACATTGCCGACGTGAACGAGCGGAAGCGAGTGGCCCAGATTCTTGCCACCGGGCACATCGAAGTCGGCTATGGCGCCCAGCCCGTCCTCCTGTCGAACAAGCTGGACATCAACTCACTGAATCCGGACGAACGGCGCCGTGCAATGGACCGCGTCAAGCTGGCGATCGACGAGGCGTATGAAGTGGGCGCAGGCAAACTTGCCGTATTATCCGGGAAGGACGTCGCCAGGCCGGATCGGGCGCGTGCCACTGCGCTCCTGGTAGCATCCCTCAAGGAGATGTGTGCCTACGCTGCAAGCAAGGGCACGCTCACCATAGTCCTGGAGACCTTCGACGATGTGGTGGACAAGAAATGCCTGATTGGTCCGTCGACCGCGGCCGCCGAAGTCGCTGCGGCCGTCCGTGCCGAGCACTCGAACTTCGGACTGATGGTTGACCTCAGCCACATACCGATGCTGAATGAGACTTCTATCGAGTGTCTTGCGGCTGTCAGGGATTACCTCGTCCATGTACATGTCGGCAACTGCCTGTTCAACCAGCCCGGCCACCCCGCCGATGGGGACCAGCACCCCAGGTTCGGAATCCCCGGGGGCAAGAACGACGTGCCGGAGCTTGCCGAGTTCCTGCGCGGCCTGTTCGCCATCGGATACCTAGGAGACCGGAAGGCCTTCCTGCCGACGGTGGCATTTGAAGTCAAGCCGCTGCCCGGAGAGGACTCTGATGTCCTGGTCGCCGGCACAAAGCGGGCCTTCGAGGAAGCCTGGGCCCTGGTGTAG
- a CDS encoding deoxyribose-phosphate aldolase codes for MFDPNDFVPESLFERITAVRVDYPGAIMEEALARGRREVLAPDGKLCILACDHPARRVTSALGDPTAMGDRHDYLGRILRVMSHPEIDGVMATPDIIEDLLIVSHLLRRHRGGGSFLDGKILIGCMNRGGLAGTVFELDDAMTSYTVESMVAHRLDAAKMMFRLDPSNPDSLATMVYCAEAMNALNRVKMPVFLEPLPIEKTDCGYRVKKTSLDMIQTIGVASAMGESTARLWLKIPIVPEFERVARSTTLPLLLLGGESSGNPTEVIREFRRALNAGANVRGALIGRNVLYPGDVDPLGVALAISRMIHRGYSADQAIAEINEVAGFGRDLYRMESATPRLKPEACDKQAWS; via the coding sequence GTGTTCGACCCGAACGACTTCGTGCCGGAGTCGCTCTTTGAGCGCATAACCGCAGTCCGGGTTGACTACCCCGGGGCGATCATGGAGGAAGCACTTGCACGGGGGCGTCGAGAGGTCCTAGCGCCCGACGGGAAGCTCTGCATTCTCGCGTGCGACCACCCGGCGCGCCGCGTGACCAGTGCTCTTGGTGACCCCACGGCGATGGGGGACCGTCACGACTACCTAGGCCGCATACTTCGAGTGATGTCTCATCCGGAGATCGACGGGGTGATGGCCACACCTGACATAATCGAGGACCTTCTGATCGTATCCCACCTACTCAGGCGGCACCGCGGAGGCGGGTCCTTCCTGGACGGCAAGATATTGATAGGTTGCATGAACCGTGGGGGCCTCGCCGGCACTGTGTTCGAGCTGGACGACGCAATGACATCGTACACCGTCGAAAGCATGGTGGCGCATAGACTTGACGCCGCGAAGATGATGTTCCGGCTGGACCCTTCCAACCCGGACTCCCTGGCCACCATGGTGTACTGCGCCGAGGCCATGAATGCCCTAAACCGGGTGAAGATGCCCGTGTTCCTTGAACCGCTCCCCATAGAGAAGACCGACTGCGGGTACCGGGTGAAGAAGACTTCCCTCGATATGATCCAGACCATCGGTGTCGCGTCTGCCATGGGGGAATCCACGGCGAGGCTCTGGCTCAAGATCCCCATCGTGCCGGAGTTCGAGAGGGTGGCACGGTCGACCACACTTCCCCTTCTGCTCCTAGGTGGCGAATCCTCGGGCAATCCCACCGAGGTCATTCGCGAATTCCGCCGGGCCTTGAACGCGGGGGCGAACGTGAGGGGCGCACTGATCGGCCGGAACGTGCTTTACCCGGGTGATGTCGACCCGCTAGGGGTGGCGCTCGCCATAAGCAGGATGATTCACCGCGGGTATTCTGCGGACCAGGCCATAGCCGAGATAAACGAGGTGGCGGGTTTCGGTCGGGATCTCTACCGGATGGAGTCAGCTACCCCACGGCTAAAGCCGGAGGCTTGCGATAAGCAAGCCTGGAGCTGA
- a CDS encoding WYL domain-containing protein, which yields MDRGDVTDETLLRLIRIVNLLRTAPDGMTLAELAERCGVPAALVREDLIRLSEYCRAPLVSSLDAPDAHEDSSPEEEVWSLASTYFSFPITSLSRGEALTLLRILRRADGESAAASARKKVERSLDLTKSPAEVDRALGRRVVKTGRTMYGSGQEESRLDALEKFASDGTALSIIYEDTRGRRTERDTCPAALVYDWRTCAWYLYGYNPRDGGFRHFRVDRIRRFWPSSKSLPAPDSAEVDRHVRSCWGVECTGPPVAVAVRFANDFNVIERMRADTADRQSATYEECADGSVIYRDIMPGYNEFRTWVLSFGESAEVLAPKELRDSVAASVARVLERYRIRVE from the coding sequence GTGGACCGCGGTGACGTCACTGACGAAACGCTTCTCCGCCTCATAAGAATCGTGAATCTGCTCCGGACTGCCCCAGATGGCATGACCTTGGCGGAACTCGCCGAGAGGTGCGGTGTCCCCGCTGCGCTGGTAAGGGAGGACCTCATCAGGCTCTCCGAGTACTGCCGCGCGCCCCTCGTCAGCAGCCTGGACGCCCCCGACGCCCACGAGGATTCAAGCCCTGAAGAAGAAGTGTGGAGCCTCGCGTCCACTTACTTCTCCTTTCCGATCACGTCACTTTCCAGGGGTGAGGCTTTGACACTCCTTCGCATCCTGAGGCGGGCGGATGGGGAGTCCGCCGCAGCTTCCGCCAGGAAGAAGGTGGAGCGCAGCCTCGACCTGACGAAATCTCCAGCTGAGGTGGATCGTGCCCTGGGTCGGAGAGTCGTGAAGACCGGCAGGACCATGTACGGCTCCGGGCAGGAGGAGTCCAGACTCGATGCTTTGGAGAAGTTCGCGTCCGACGGGACCGCTCTTTCGATCATTTACGAGGATACCCGTGGCCGCCGCACAGAAAGGGATACCTGCCCTGCCGCGCTAGTGTACGACTGGCGCACGTGCGCCTGGTACTTGTACGGTTACAACCCGCGAGACGGCGGGTTCCGCCATTTCCGGGTGGACCGGATTCGGCGCTTCTGGCCGTCTTCGAAGAGCCTCCCGGCGCCGGACTCCGCCGAAGTGGACCGGCACGTTCGTTCGTGCTGGGGGGTGGAGTGCACCGGCCCTCCGGTTGCGGTGGCTGTCCGGTTCGCGAACGATTTCAACGTCATCGAAAGGATGCGTGCGGACACAGCTGACAGGCAGTCCGCAACTTACGAAGAGTGCGCTGACGGATCTGTCATATACCGCGACATCATGCCCGGGTACAACGAGTTCCGCACTTGGGTGCTGTCCTTCGGCGAGTCGGCGGAGGTGCTGGCTCCGAAGGAGCTGCGGGACAGTGTGGCCGCAAGTGTCGCCCGGGTGCTCGAACGGTACAGAATCCGGGTGGAATAG
- a CDS encoding metallophosphoesterase: MEAIRIIHTSDLHLDYTLTDYRREVRAIRRAELIEAFNFLVDEAIRAEAKLFVIAGDLLCAESVADTTMGVVRAGFARLMKAGTYVVLVPGEAEEGCGLDALQEVACESNVHLFAGEEWAKFTPFPEFTVYGLRTTGRNAGSAVLANLAIEGPGRHMGVMHGTFSGTPGFEKPLSPVSSEDLSAAGLDYLALGHYHNMVNCSVGRATCWYSGAPAHHGFDTRGERHALLVTFRDQGTRVSPIKVPSRAQRVICVDVTGKSKDQLFARLKSLESEDLCLKVELQGHLDERDASVPRELVEEFSGRFFHLEVVDRTAVGLGRRGRRAERPQGSDLGPPVRAFLRKVTEISSGARSASGAFGDVPASVLARAVKYGLSALGEVRGIENREAGDSGKGQVPPA; the protein is encoded by the coding sequence TTGGAAGCCATTAGAATCATTCACACATCCGACCTGCACTTAGACTACACCCTCACTGACTACAGGCGGGAAGTTCGAGCCATACGCCGGGCGGAACTCATCGAGGCTTTCAATTTCCTCGTCGATGAGGCGATCCGGGCTGAGGCGAAGCTTTTCGTAATCGCAGGGGACCTTCTCTGCGCGGAGTCGGTGGCGGACACGACCATGGGGGTGGTTCGTGCCGGGTTCGCCCGCCTCATGAAGGCGGGCACTTACGTCGTCCTCGTGCCGGGGGAGGCGGAGGAGGGGTGCGGCCTCGATGCACTGCAGGAGGTGGCCTGCGAAAGCAATGTGCACCTGTTCGCAGGAGAGGAGTGGGCCAAATTCACCCCGTTTCCTGAGTTCACAGTGTACGGCCTGCGAACTACGGGTAGGAACGCCGGTTCGGCGGTGCTTGCGAACCTGGCAATCGAGGGCCCTGGCCGCCACATGGGTGTGATGCATGGGACGTTCTCAGGGACCCCCGGGTTCGAAAAGCCCCTATCCCCGGTTTCCTCTGAGGACCTGTCTGCAGCGGGCCTGGATTACCTGGCGTTGGGCCACTACCACAACATGGTGAACTGCTCCGTTGGCCGGGCGACATGTTGGTACTCGGGTGCCCCGGCACACCACGGGTTCGACACGAGGGGAGAGCGGCACGCCCTCCTAGTCACCTTCAGGGACCAAGGCACAAGAGTCAGCCCGATCAAGGTCCCCAGCCGGGCGCAGCGGGTCATATGTGTGGACGTGACAGGGAAGTCCAAAGACCAGCTTTTCGCCAGGCTCAAGAGCCTCGAAAGCGAGGATCTGTGTCTCAAGGTTGAGCTCCAGGGACACTTGGACGAAAGAGACGCATCAGTCCCTCGGGAACTCGTCGAAGAGTTCTCTGGCCGGTTCTTCCACCTGGAGGTGGTGGATAGGACTGCTGTTGGACTGGGCAGGCGGGGGCGACGCGCGGAACGGCCCCAAGGTTCTGACCTGGGACCTCCTGTTCGGGCATTTCTCCGGAAGGTCACAGAGATCTCGTCCGGGGCTCGGAGTGCGAGCGGGGCTTTCGGGGATGTGCCTGCTTCTGTGCTCGCGCGAGCGGTGAAGTATGGCCTCTCGGCGCTGGGGGAGGTGCGAGGGATTGAGAATCGAGAAGCTGGCGATTCAGGGAAGGGACAAGTACCCCCTGCTTGA
- the thrC gene encoding threonine synthase — MQFVSGFTCVSCGQSVGSLPVGYTCPVCGGVLDVKYDYDSIASSVSHATLRADPEISIWRYEPFLPVDPGSPRPRLRVGGTPLYSSEALASELGLASVLVKDDGMNPTASLKDRASAVAVARAMEAGATTISCSSTGNAASSLAGSAASVGMRAVIFVPERAPAGKIAQLLIFGAVVVRVEGSYEDAFNLSSEAIRVYGWYNRNAAINPYMLEGKKTVSFEICEQMGFDVPDWVAVSVGDGCTVAGVWKGFREFHKVGLISRTPRILGVQAEGSNPISTAFRTGRRVEPGREDTIADSIAVAVPRNPDKALAAIRESGGTMVDVSDEEILDAMRLLGRTAGVFGEPAGVAGLAGLRRSVRSGVVDPTSRACVIVTGNGLKDIVSGARAAGEPITIPPDLALLDRKLAAVAPFAIST; from the coding sequence TTGCAGTTCGTCTCGGGATTCACCTGCGTCTCATGCGGACAGTCCGTGGGCTCCCTCCCAGTGGGCTACACCTGCCCGGTCTGCGGCGGAGTCCTGGACGTGAAGTATGACTATGACTCCATTGCCTCATCTGTTTCGCATGCCACACTTCGGGCAGATCCGGAAATCTCCATCTGGCGATACGAACCGTTCCTGCCGGTCGACCCGGGGAGTCCGCGACCCCGGCTCCGCGTGGGCGGTACCCCGCTGTATAGCTCGGAAGCGCTCGCATCCGAGCTCGGCTTGGCCTCCGTACTTGTCAAAGACGACGGCATGAACCCGACCGCATCACTGAAGGACCGGGCATCCGCAGTCGCGGTCGCCCGGGCAATGGAGGCCGGAGCCACCACCATCAGCTGCTCCTCCACCGGGAATGCTGCATCATCGCTGGCCGGAAGCGCCGCATCGGTTGGCATGCGTGCTGTGATTTTCGTGCCCGAACGCGCCCCGGCCGGAAAGATCGCTCAGCTTCTTATCTTCGGCGCTGTGGTGGTACGGGTCGAGGGCAGTTACGAGGACGCGTTCAACTTGTCCTCCGAGGCCATTAGGGTATACGGGTGGTACAACCGGAACGCGGCGATAAACCCGTACATGCTTGAGGGAAAGAAGACTGTGTCTTTCGAAATCTGTGAGCAGATGGGGTTTGACGTTCCTGACTGGGTCGCGGTGTCTGTAGGAGATGGGTGCACAGTTGCGGGGGTATGGAAGGGATTCCGCGAATTCCATAAGGTGGGCCTTATATCGAGAACCCCGAGGATCCTGGGGGTGCAGGCGGAGGGGTCGAATCCAATAAGCACTGCGTTCCGCACAGGACGACGCGTCGAACCAGGGCGCGAGGACACAATCGCCGATTCTATCGCAGTAGCAGTCCCGAGAAACCCCGATAAGGCCCTCGCTGCCATACGTGAATCCGGTGGGACTATGGTCGATGTCTCTGACGAGGAGATCCTCGACGCCATGCGCCTTCTGGGCCGGACCGCAGGCGTCTTTGGGGAGCCCGCCGGAGTAGCGGGCCTCGCTGGCCTTCGCCGCTCTGTCCGGTCTGGCGTGGTTGACCCCACATCTAGGGCCTGCGTGATAGTTACCGGAAACGGTCTGAAGGACATCGTCTCGGGGGCTCGGGCAGCCGGGGAGCCGATCACCATTCCTCCCGACCTCGCGCTCCTGGACCGCAAGCTTGCAGCGGTCGCGCCATTTGCGATCTCGACCTGA
- the hydA gene encoding dihydropyrimidinase, protein MEDLLIRGGTVVTPDSAEPADVWVSRGKIVSIDPPSGPDGGAAAREVVDARGLLVLPGVIDAHVHFGLRSRNATTADDFASGTRAAAMGGVTTVIDFADHLPGLTLSQCAALRLEEAAPQAAVDYTVHQNVTRVRPGIERQLSDLRESGIASVKVFTTYRDAGYMLDPADLAALFRAARSSQILVTVHAEDDAAISAARQDLESSGRTAPQYHPWSRPARAEAAAVQQVLGVACSAGGAVYFVHISTGRAALEIIQARERGCAAYMETCPHYLLLGEDRYTGNHPGLYIMSPPLRTPLDRATLWGAVLGGHVDVIATDHCAYTVAQKSQATSCFDTLPGIPGVQALLPLLYTYGVCVGKLSLPDLARMLSSNPAKLFGLFPRKGEIAPGADADIVLYDPAGTNVIRGEALASAAGYSPFDGMEVRGRVNRVFLRGTTVAHRGEFTGSPGRGEFARTAVT, encoded by the coding sequence ATGGAGGACCTCTTGATCCGGGGGGGCACAGTCGTCACGCCAGATTCAGCGGAACCTGCCGACGTGTGGGTATCGCGAGGCAAGATCGTATCCATCGATCCGCCTTCCGGCCCTGACGGGGGTGCGGCGGCGCGCGAAGTCGTCGATGCCCGCGGTCTTCTGGTTCTGCCCGGGGTCATTGACGCACATGTTCATTTCGGCCTCAGGTCGCGAAACGCGACAACCGCTGACGACTTCGCCTCCGGGACCAGGGCGGCCGCCATGGGCGGTGTGACCACTGTCATAGACTTCGCAGACCATCTTCCAGGCCTTACCCTGTCTCAATGCGCTGCACTGCGCCTTGAGGAGGCGGCCCCTCAGGCCGCGGTGGACTACACGGTCCACCAGAACGTAACCAGGGTACGCCCCGGCATCGAGCGGCAGCTTTCGGACTTGAGGGAGTCGGGGATCGCGAGCGTGAAGGTATTCACAACATACCGAGATGCCGGGTACATGCTGGACCCGGCTGATTTGGCTGCGCTTTTCCGCGCAGCGCGATCCAGCCAGATCCTAGTCACGGTGCATGCAGAAGATGACGCGGCGATCTCTGCAGCCCGACAGGATCTCGAGAGTTCAGGCCGGACCGCACCACAGTATCATCCATGGTCGAGGCCGGCGCGAGCCGAGGCAGCAGCGGTCCAGCAGGTTCTTGGGGTGGCGTGCTCCGCCGGAGGAGCTGTGTACTTCGTGCATATCTCAACAGGACGCGCGGCACTGGAGATCATCCAGGCAAGGGAACGGGGGTGTGCGGCATATATGGAGACGTGCCCACACTACCTGCTACTGGGAGAAGACCGGTACACGGGGAACCACCCTGGGTTGTATATCATGAGCCCCCCTCTAAGGACGCCCCTGGACCGCGCCACACTCTGGGGTGCTGTACTCGGCGGGCACGTGGACGTCATAGCCACAGACCACTGCGCCTACACGGTTGCCCAGAAATCCCAAGCTACGTCCTGCTTCGACACCTTGCCCGGGATTCCGGGCGTTCAGGCTTTGCTCCCCCTCTTGTACACCTATGGAGTATGTGTGGGGAAGCTGTCCCTGCCTGACCTTGCGAGGATGCTCTCCTCAAACCCTGCTAAGCTGTTCGGGCTGTTTCCCCGAAAAGGCGAGATAGCCCCGGGCGCGGATGCTGACATAGTCCTCTACGATCCTGCTGGTACAAACGTGATCCGGGGGGAAGCCCTTGCATCAGCGGCGGGGTACTCACCATTCGACGGCATGGAAGTGCGCGGTCGGGTCAACCGAGTCTTTCTCCGCGGAACCACGGTGGCGCATCGGGGGGAATTCACTGGGTCACCAGGGCGCGGCGAGTTTGCCCGCACTGCAGTTACTTGA
- a CDS encoding YgeY family selenium metabolism-linked hydrolase — MNHVTSAVLERAKAYEGKMVQFLRDLIRIPSPSGKEGPAMRRIAQEMQELGLPDVSIDEIGCVVGRLGSGDLRVLYDSHIDTVGVGDPDAWAHDPYEGKLEGGVIYGLGASDNKAAIVSMVYGARIMMDLDLGRGATLYVAGVPQEEDSDGWAVGEMISRGFVTPDCVVLGECTNLGINRGHRGRCEVLVTARGVSCHASAPERGDNAIYKMVPVIQALEALSARTLDDPFLGRGTLAVTRIESHSGSLNVVPDKCQVYIDRRMTLGETAADVMEAVQAAAGPDVLVSLLRYAESSWTGYRADMVKDYPTWALPEDHPLVKAGVEAAQAVLGATPPVGKWEFSTDGVSTMGKHGIPTIGFGPGEEKYAHTVQDQVPVDHLVRAASFYAVFPGVAARMISRQ; from the coding sequence GTGAACCACGTTACATCCGCAGTACTCGAAAGGGCAAAGGCATACGAAGGCAAGATGGTGCAATTTCTCCGAGATCTGATACGTATTCCGAGCCCGAGCGGCAAAGAAGGCCCCGCCATGCGGCGGATTGCCCAGGAGATGCAGGAATTGGGCCTGCCTGATGTGTCCATAGATGAGATTGGGTGCGTGGTTGGCCGGCTTGGATCGGGTGATCTCAGGGTCCTCTACGATTCCCACATCGACACGGTGGGAGTGGGTGACCCCGACGCCTGGGCCCATGACCCGTACGAGGGCAAGCTCGAGGGCGGTGTGATATACGGGCTTGGGGCTTCTGACAACAAGGCTGCCATTGTGTCCATGGTCTATGGCGCCAGGATCATGATGGACCTGGATTTGGGGCGGGGGGCCACCCTTTACGTCGCCGGAGTGCCTCAAGAGGAGGATTCCGACGGGTGGGCGGTGGGAGAAATGATATCCCGGGGGTTTGTGACTCCTGACTGCGTGGTCCTGGGGGAGTGCACGAACCTGGGGATCAACCGTGGCCACCGGGGCAGGTGTGAGGTCCTGGTGACGGCGCGGGGTGTCTCGTGCCATGCCAGCGCGCCTGAACGTGGTGATAACGCCATCTACAAGATGGTTCCGGTAATCCAGGCGCTCGAGGCTCTCTCAGCCCGCACCCTGGACGACCCCTTCCTGGGACGGGGGACCCTCGCAGTCACCAGGATCGAGAGCCACAGCGGCTCCCTGAATGTTGTCCCAGACAAGTGTCAGGTATACATAGACAGACGCATGACTCTCGGCGAGACCGCTGCCGATGTCATGGAGGCGGTGCAGGCTGCCGCCGGTCCTGACGTTTTGGTGTCGCTCCTGCGCTATGCCGAGTCAAGCTGGACGGGGTACCGTGCCGACATGGTGAAGGACTACCCAACATGGGCTCTACCGGAGGATCACCCACTGGTCAAGGCAGGTGTCGAGGCAGCCCAGGCTGTCCTGGGCGCGACGCCGCCGGTGGGGAAATGGGAGTTCAGCACGGATGGGGTGTCCACCATGGGCAAGCATGGAATCCCGACTATCGGGTTCGGACCCGGGGAGGAGAAGTACGCCCACACAGTGCAGGACCAAGTCCCCGTGGACCACTTGGTCCGGGCCGCTTCATTCTATGCTGTCTTCCCGGGCGTCGCCGCGCGGATGATCTCGAGGCAGTAA
- a CDS encoding (2Fe-2S)-binding protein, whose product MVVNGQEVIRTVPTSMTLLEFLRQELGQTGTKEGCGKGECGACTVILDGAAVDSCLVFAYQCHGKKITTIEGLARGGRLDPLQEAFIRHGAVQCGFCTPGMIMSARALLDSSPCPTDAEIARAISGNLCRCTGYRSIMEAIRDVRDQR is encoded by the coding sequence ATGGTTGTCAATGGCCAGGAAGTCATACGAACCGTCCCTACATCCATGACACTCTTGGAGTTCCTACGGCAGGAACTTGGGCAGACCGGCACGAAGGAAGGGTGCGGCAAAGGTGAGTGCGGCGCGTGCACGGTCATACTCGACGGGGCCGCCGTCGACTCCTGCCTCGTTTTCGCCTACCAGTGCCACGGCAAGAAGATCACCACCATAGAGGGGCTGGCGCGTGGAGGGAGGCTCGACCCTCTCCAGGAGGCTTTCATCCGCCACGGGGCTGTTCAGTGCGGTTTCTGCACCCCGGGGATGATAATGTCTGCCCGTGCACTCCTGGACTCAAGCCCTTGCCCCACTGACGCGGAAATCGCCAGGGCCATCTCGGGAAACCTGTGCCGGTGCACTGGATACAGGAGCATCATGGAGGCGATTCGGGATGTCCGCGACCAACGCTGA
- a CDS encoding nucleotidyltransferase family protein: MSATNADTPRVAAIVVAAGASVRMGTPKQLLLWDGVPMIRHVTRVFMLSRASEVIVMVGCRPSEVGAEALAGWIPDGHKPLTVSINPDWEHGEMLSSIKRGIQLSSPGVDGYLIGLADHPAVDGSSVDLLISASLECPPHLRGERVFVPTFRGRRGHPVLVGARLAQEILSLPPGGTLADVIRPHLVPESMVEVDSAGVLLDIDTLAEYEAAISPEGSDGRDD; this comes from the coding sequence ATGTCCGCGACCAACGCTGACACCCCTCGGGTGGCTGCCATTGTGGTCGCGGCCGGAGCATCGGTCCGGATGGGCACACCCAAGCAGCTTCTTCTGTGGGATGGTGTACCCATGATCAGGCATGTCACCAGAGTGTTCATGCTGTCCCGCGCAAGCGAGGTCATAGTGATGGTCGGCTGCCGCCCCTCCGAGGTCGGGGCGGAGGCGCTTGCCGGGTGGATTCCAGACGGGCACAAGCCCCTGACGGTCTCCATCAACCCAGACTGGGAGCACGGCGAGATGCTCTCTTCCATCAAGCGCGGCATCCAACTGTCGTCACCTGGGGTGGACGGATACCTCATCGGCTTAGCGGACCATCCTGCGGTGGACGGGAGCTCCGTCGACCTCCTCATATCGGCCTCTTTGGAGTGCCCGCCACATCTCCGCGGTGAGCGGGTATTTGTCCCCACCTTCCGCGGAAGGCGAGGGCACCCGGTGCTTGTTGGAGCGCGACTAGCACAGGAGATACTGTCGCTTCCTCCAGGCGGGACCCTCGCAGACGTCATCAGACCACACCTCGTGCCCGAGAGCATGGTAGAAGTGGACTCCGCCGGGGTACTGCTGGATATCGATACACTTGCGGAGTATGAGGCCGCAATATCACCGGAGGGCAGCGATGGTCGGGACGATTGA
- a CDS encoding XdhC/CoxI family protein translates to MVGTIEILERLVETVKSGSDAALVTVVSARGSSPGREGFKMVVVEGGKTFGTVGGGPLEAAAIKAGLDAIAAAASSRVSLGREQGGLAALGMACGGEVELLVEYVSAGPRAYIFGAGHVGLAVGELAKFAGFGVTLIDDREEFANRDLAPWADRIVVSDFQEAALSIPGGLRSYAVIVTRGHEWDEVVLETILSLPEQPFYVGMIGSRRKVRECFANLEARRITKNALARVHAPIGLDIGGVTPREIAVSVVAEMVAARYGRDPRHTEGE, encoded by the coding sequence ATGGTCGGGACGATTGAGATTCTGGAGAGACTGGTGGAGACTGTGAAGTCCGGGTCCGACGCGGCTCTTGTCACTGTTGTGTCTGCTCGGGGATCCTCCCCGGGTAGAGAAGGGTTCAAGATGGTAGTGGTCGAAGGCGGCAAGACCTTCGGCACGGTCGGCGGTGGGCCCCTCGAAGCCGCAGCGATCAAGGCTGGCCTGGACGCGATTGCGGCAGCTGCCTCCTCTCGGGTCTCGCTTGGGCGAGAGCAGGGGGGGCTTGCGGCTCTCGGCATGGCGTGCGGGGGCGAGGTGGAACTTCTCGTAGAGTACGTGTCGGCGGGGCCCAGGGCATACATCTTCGGCGCCGGCCATGTCGGGCTCGCCGTGGGTGAGCTTGCCAAATTCGCAGGGTTCGGAGTGACACTCATCGACGACCGCGAGGAGTTCGCCAATCGTGACCTAGCGCCATGGGCAGATAGGATAGTGGTTTCGGATTTCCAGGAGGCTGCGTTGAGCATACCGGGAGGATTGCGTTCCTACGCGGTGATCGTCACTCGAGGACATGAGTGGGATGAGGTGGTCCTCGAAACGATACTCTCCCTGCCTGAGCAGCCCTTCTATGTGGGAATGATAGGCAGCCGCAGGAAAGTGCGGGAATGCTTCGCGAATCTCGAGGCGAGAAGGATCACGAAGAATGCCCTTGCCAGGGTTCACGCACCAATCGGCCTCGATATCGGAGGCGTAACACCCCGAGAAATTGCCGTGAGCGTCGTGGCGGAGATGGTCGCCGCGAGGTACGGCCGGGACCCGAGGCACACGGAAGGAGAGTGA